In a single window of the Massilia oculi genome:
- a CDS encoding response regulator — protein MLKPILLVEDNPHDLELTLIALSKSQLANEVVVVRDGAEALDYLHRRGEFADRQLGSPAVILLDLKLPKVDGLEVLNEIRTTEGLKSVPVVMLTSSKEEQDVVRSYQLGVNAYVVKPVDFNEFVRAIGDLGIFWAVLNEPPPGSRRYIKPK, from the coding sequence ATGCTCAAGCCCATCCTCCTGGTGGAAGACAATCCCCATGACCTGGAGCTGACACTCATTGCACTGTCGAAGAGCCAGCTGGCCAACGAAGTCGTGGTGGTGCGCGATGGCGCGGAAGCGCTCGACTACCTGCACCGCCGCGGCGAGTTCGCCGACCGCCAGCTCGGCAGCCCGGCCGTGATCCTGCTCGACCTCAAGCTGCCCAAGGTCGACGGACTCGAGGTGCTCAATGAAATCCGGACCACCGAGGGACTCAAGTCGGTCCCGGTGGTCATGCTGACCTCGTCCAAGGAAGAACAGGACGTGGTGCGCAGCTACCAGCTCGGCGTCAATGCCTACGTGGTCAAGCCGGTGGATTTCAACGAGTTCGTGCGCGCGATCGGCGACCTCGGCATCTTCTGGGCGGTGCTGAACGAACCGCCGCCAGGCTCGCGCCGCTACATCAAGCCGAAGTGA
- a CDS encoding response regulator: MIEDDTRCSVLLIDDESFAQDIIAHGLRACVGHQLMYESSPERAVDVARQIDATVVLVDLRMPGGLDGFAVIARLREHPDTQDIPVILLSSEDDPDIKAKAFAVGASDYMVKWPDPRELVARVRHHSGACIARRERDQAFASLRRSQEELAASQSALQQAQKMEAIGQLTGGVAHDFNNVLQIIGGNLQLLKLVGDLNDAARARVEMALSGVERGAKLAAHLLAFARRQPLQSVVIDPGHLLREMDDMARRVLGASTLVRTEIAHGLGSTMIDPNQLNNVLLNLVINARDAMPDGGTLTIRGANIDHGDEVPPEVPDNDYVMLEIADTGKGMPPDVLRRAFEPFFTTKPTGQGTGLGLSMAYGFVKQSGGEIVLHSEQGKGSSVRIYLPRSRSAPVASDEPSSQLPLAGGLETILVVEDEADVRSSTCGILSVLGYEVLEAGSAAEAAEIIEGGRHIDLVFTDVIMPGPVSSLQLGEIVRRHLPECQVLYTSGYAEGVLAHEGKLDSSVHLLQKPYHPDALSARIRHLLRRAKRAAKPQSAPAHFGLM; the protein is encoded by the coding sequence ATGATCGAAGACGACACCCGCTGTTCCGTGCTGTTGATTGACGATGAATCGTTTGCCCAGGACATCATTGCCCACGGTCTCAGAGCTTGTGTCGGTCATCAGCTGATGTATGAATCCAGCCCGGAGCGCGCTGTCGATGTAGCACGCCAGATCGACGCGACCGTGGTGCTGGTCGACCTGCGCATGCCCGGCGGCCTCGACGGCTTCGCCGTCATCGCCCGACTGAGGGAACATCCCGACACCCAGGACATCCCGGTCATCCTGCTCTCGTCCGAGGACGATCCCGACATCAAGGCCAAGGCCTTTGCCGTCGGCGCCAGCGACTACATGGTCAAGTGGCCGGATCCGCGCGAGCTGGTGGCGCGCGTGCGTCACCACAGCGGCGCCTGCATCGCGCGTCGCGAGCGCGACCAGGCCTTTGCCTCCTTGCGGCGCAGCCAGGAAGAGCTGGCGGCGAGCCAGTCGGCCCTGCAGCAGGCGCAGAAGATGGAAGCGATCGGCCAGCTCACCGGCGGCGTCGCCCACGATTTCAATAACGTGCTGCAGATCATCGGCGGCAACCTGCAACTGCTCAAGCTGGTCGGCGACCTGAACGACGCCGCGCGAGCCCGGGTCGAGATGGCGTTGTCGGGCGTCGAGCGCGGCGCCAAGCTGGCCGCCCACCTGCTCGCCTTCGCGCGCCGCCAGCCGCTGCAATCGGTGGTGATCGATCCCGGCCACCTGCTGCGCGAGATGGACGATATGGCGCGCCGCGTGCTCGGCGCCAGCACGCTGGTGCGCACCGAGATCGCGCATGGCCTGGGCAGCACCATGATCGACCCGAACCAGCTCAATAACGTGCTGCTGAACCTGGTCATCAATGCGCGCGACGCCATGCCCGATGGCGGCACGCTGACCATCCGCGGCGCCAACATCGACCATGGCGACGAAGTGCCGCCGGAAGTGCCGGACAACGATTATGTGATGCTCGAGATCGCCGATACGGGCAAGGGCATGCCTCCCGACGTGCTGCGGCGCGCCTTCGAGCCTTTCTTCACCACCAAACCGACCGGCCAGGGCACAGGGCTGGGCCTGTCGATGGCCTATGGCTTCGTGAAGCAGTCGGGCGGCGAGATCGTGCTGCACAGCGAGCAGGGCAAGGGCAGCAGCGTGCGCATCTACCTGCCGCGCAGCCGCTCGGCGCCGGTGGCGAGCGACGAGCCTTCGTCGCAGCTGCCGCTGGCCGGCGGCCTGGAGACCATTCTCGTGGTCGAGGACGAAGCCGACGTGCGCTCATCGACCTGCGGCATCCTGTCCGTGCTGGGCTACGAGGTGCTGGAGGCCGGCAGCGCGGCCGAGGCCGCGGAAATCATCGAAGGCGGCCGCCACATCGACCTGGTGTTCACCGACGTGATCATGCCGGGGCCGGTCAGCAGTCTGCAGCTGGGCGAGATCGTGCGCCGCCATCTGCCGGAATGCCAAGTGCTGTACACCTCGGGCTATGCCGAGGGCGTGCTGGCGCATGAAGGCAAACTCGACTCGTCGGTCCACCTGCTGCAGAAACCCTATCACCCGGACGCGCTCAGCGCGCGCATCCGTCACCTGTTGCGGCGCGCCAAGCGCGCCGCCAAGCCGCAGTCAGCGCCGGCTCACTTCGGCTTGATGTAG